Genomic DNA from Marinobacter sp. MDS2:
ACGTCTGGTACCGGTCCCGGCAAGCGCAGCGGCGCCAATGTGAAAGACCAAATCACCGATCAGGCCGGCTGGGATGCCTTACGGGCTTGCCGAAAGGAGCTGGCGGACAAACAAGGGGTACCGCCCTACGTGATTTTCCACGACACCACCTTGTTCGACATGCTGGAACGTCGGCCAAAATCGTTGGAAGAGCTGGCTGAAGTCAGCGGAGTGGGCGCAGCGAAGCTAGAAAAATACGGAGATATTTTCCTGCAAACGCTGCAGGAGATTGCTCAACCCTGAGGCTTGAAGCCCTTCTTTCGCACCCGGTACTGAGCGAAAGACGTGGCAACATGGTTGCCGTCTTTGTCTCTTAACACCCCTTCCAGAGTGAACTTGCCTCGCCCGGTCGCATTGGCTTCGGCCAAGACCGCGGCAACGGTTTCTTCCGGAAGAGTGAACTCAACCTCCACATCTGAATCAGCGGGCTGCAAAAATTCCAGGGTCATGCTTTTCAAGATCGGCGTGTAAGCCGGGCCCAGATCAAACAATGCCAGAATACCGCCGGGAATTTCAGCCACCAGGAAGTACGCACCCGCATACAAACTGCCAAAGTGATTCTTGTTGCCCTTCAACTTCACCTTCGCGCGCACATAGCCCGGGCGAACTTCCTGCACCGAAAAGCCGTTGCGAGTCGTAAACGGAATGGCCATGCCGACAATACGATTAATCGCGGTGTAACTGCCGGTTTTTTTAATCCACTCCAATGGGTGTAACAAGGTTGCATTTGCATCGGTATGTCCTACCCACTGCCCTGCAGTGCCTATGAGCTTATCAATAACGGCCATGGTGTGGCTCCTCTGATTGTTGAGGCGAGAATGATTGCAATACTGCTGCATAGGTTCAAGAAACTTCGCGAATTATCACGTAAATTTCGTGCAAATCACGCAATTTACGCTAATCTTTCAACCGCGCATTGGCTGTATGACTGTGCTATCGGCTAAAAGAAGGACTTTAAGCTTGCCACCTCTCGCCAGGATTCATCGACTGAAATCGCGAAGTTTGTTGGGGCTTCTACCCATTCTGATTGGATTGCAACTCACCGCAGAGTCAGCCATTGCGGCTGAACCCAACGATTACATTCTCTGGTACCGAAATTACGACAACCCGGCCATTCACACGCTGGTTGAGCTGGCATTCAATAAAACTCCCGAATACGGCGGCTTCCGGCTGATCCGGAGTGAGGAGTTAAGCCAAGGCCGAGTACTCCGAGAGCTTGCCGGTAACAATTCTGAACTGGTCGATATCGCCAACGTGGCCACATCACCTGAACGGGAAACCGCACTTACCCCCGTTCCGATTCCCGTCGATGGCGGACTTCTGGGGTTCCGCGTTTGCTTGGTGTTACCGGAAAACCTCAGAAAATTTCATGGCATCACCAATATCGAAGACCTCTACTCGCGCAATATCCGGATTGGTCAAGGCGCTCACTGGCCAGATACACCTATTCTCAAGAGCAATGGCGTAAGCGTGATCACCCATACCCGATACGAAATCCTTTTTGGCATGCTCCAGAATCGGAGATTCGAATGTTTCGCGAGGGGCATCAGCGAGGTGATGTTTGAGCTGGAGCGCGATGACGCGAAGGGGCTGGTTGTTGAACCCACGCTTCTCTTGGCCTATCCGATGCCTTCGTATTTGTTTGTGGCGCCGGCTGATCATGAAACAGCCCACAGATTACAACTGGGTCTGGAGCGTGCCATCAAAGACGGTAGTTTTGCGGCCTATCTAAAACATTCATTTGGAGAGAGCGTGGCCCGCCTGAATCTTAATCGGCGAACGGTGATCTCTTTAGATAACCCTCACCTGACGGAAGATTCCGGGTACGTTGCCAGACGCATTCTGGACAACCTAGAACGGAGAATTGACTACCTGACCGGCAACCACTAACACTGCGCAAAGCCATCCTTGGCCTTGCCATATAACGATCAGATTAATCGACTTTAAACCGGCTCACTCTTTCGTTAAGAGTATGCCCGATGCTTTCAATCTGACTGCTGTACACGTCATTTTCACTGGTGGCTTCCGCCGCAGCCTGGCCTTGTTCGGCAATGCGTGTGATCGACGCATTCAACTCTTCAGTAACAGACGTCTGTTCTTCTGACGCCGTCGCAATCTGCGACGTCATCTGACTGATTGACGTAATGGCCTCAGCAATCCGATTCAAAGACTCCATCGCATCCTGAGCCTTCTCCATACTCACATTGGAAACCGCAGTGGATGCTTTCATCACATCAACCGCATCGTTAGCACCTTTCTGAAGGCGCTCGATCATGTTGTTGATTTCCTCTGTGGATGCGCGGGTGCGCTGTGCCAGATTGCGAACCTCGTCAGCAACCACAGCAAAACCACGGCCAGCTTCGCCCGCCCGTGCTGCTTCGATTGCAGCGTTCAGAGCAAGCAGGTTGGTTTGCTCGGCAATACCTTGAATCACCTCAAGAACCGTAGTGATTGAAGAAACGTCCTGACCAAGCTTATCGATGACCTCGGCCGCCGCCGTGATCTCATGAGACAGTTTTTGCACCGCATCCCGAGACGCAGCAACGGTTTCCCGGGAGCCAAGGCTTTCGTGGTCTGCCTGTTCGGCGGCTTCCGCCGTCTGTTGGGCACTCTGAGCAATTTCATTCGCCGCCGCAGACATCTCGTTAATGGCCGTCGCCACCATATTGATTTCGCCCTGCTGTCCTTCCACGCTGTTGCGACTGTTGCTGGAAGTTTGTCGAAGTGAGGTCACGTTCTGAGACAGCTCTTCACTACCTTCTTTCACCTCACTCACAACTTGCTGAATGTTTGATACAAACTTATTGAAGTTGCTTGCGAGAAGTCCAAACTCGTCACTGCCACTGTCATCAAGGCGCTGGGTAAGATCGGCATCGCCGGACGCAATGTCGGACATGGCATCATTCAACCTGCGCACCGGTGCCATCAACGCGCGAATACCAAAGTGAAGGATGATCAGAGCTAAAATCAAGCCAACAAAGGCAATGGTCAGGCTGGCCATTCTTGCGTCTACAACGGGTTGGGTGATTTGGTCCCAGTTCACCACCGAGCCAATATACCAATCCACGCCTCGGGCATCGGAGATCGGGAAAAACGCGACACTCCACTCTGTCCCGTTTCGCTCGTATCGCTTAGGCGTGCCATCCTTTGCGGGTGCATACCCCAGGAAATCCCGGGCACTCTTGCCGATCAACGACGGATCCGGGTGAAACAGGATGGTTCCGTCACCGTCCATCAACATGGCATAGCCCGCGTCACCAAGGGTGATTGCGGCCAGCAGTTCCTGGATTACGTTAAGGCTGATATCCATACCGGCCACGCCTTCAAACCTGCCGGAAGACACCGGAGCGATGGCCGAGATCAAGGTCTCGCCGGTCTGGGCATCCTGATAAATCCCGGTAAAAGAGGCTCTGCCTTCCGCGCGCGCCTGCTTGTACCAAGGTCGTTCCCGTGGATCGAAGCTGGCACCCAAAGCCTGCTCAGAAGCCATGGAGCGCATAATCATTCGGCCATCGGTGGTACCCACGTAGACATCTTTCGCGTTACCGCCCTCTGTCATACTGTTCAGCAGAACCCGTGCTTGTTCGTCTGTTTCCGTGTTGCCCAGAGCTTTCGCCGCCGCACTGGTCATATCCAAACGGGTGTTCAGCCAGCCAGCAATACTCGCAGTGCTCTGCTCAATGGCCCCATCTAACATGGCAAACACATAAGTGTCTGTGGTTTTCTGAATCTGGCGATCCGAAGTAAACGCGAAAACAGCCATGATGACGGCGATCAGAACGCCGACAGCAACCAGCAGTTTCTGCCCGAATGTAAGTTGCACGATGAAAGTTCCTCCAAGGAATAAGCGGTGCGCGAGTTTAATCCAGTTGTCTGAAAGGCACAGTTACCAAGTGTATCGGCGGCCGCTACCGGTTCTTTAGGTGAACGTGTAGGTGCCTGCATACTCTGCTAATATTCGACGCACTATCGTCTTTTGCCGATGCGGAAACCCAACGGAGAGAGCTTGCATGGCCCACGAAGATCTACACCTGAATCTGCGAAACCTCACCCTCGATGATTACAGCGAATTGCAGGCACTGATGGACGATGTTTATGACGACATCGGCGGAGCGTGGCCAAAAGACACTATCAAGACCCTGGTGGAGCAGTTTCCAGACGGACAAGTTTGTATTGAGGAAAGCGGCAAACTGGTGGCCGTTGCCCTTACCGTGTGTGTGAAGTACGAAAGATTCAGCAACCCTCACGCCTACGACGACCTGATTCTTCGTAACGAAAAAATTTGGCACAACCCCAACGGCGACTCGTTATACGGTCTGGATGTATTCATTCACCCGGAATACCGCGGTTACCGATTGGGGCGCCGCCTTTATGAGGCCCGCAAAGAACTTTGCCGGTCCATGAACCTGAGGGCGATTCTCGCCGGTGGCCGAATACCTAATTACTTCAAATATGCCGAACAATATACGCCGGAAGAGTACATTCAACGGGTAGATCGAAAAGAGATCTACGACCCCATCCTGAGCTTTCAGCTTTCCAACGATTTTCAGGTCACCCGGCTCATGCACAAATACCTGCCAGAGGATGAGAAATCCCTTGGCTATGCCACCTTGCTGGAATGGCGAAACATCCTTTACCTGCCCCCCACCTCCGTTCTGGACGTGAAGAAGACCCAGGTTAGGATGGGAGCTGTACAGTGGCAAATGCGAGAGTTCACCTCTGTAGAAGAAGTACTCAAGCAAGTCGAATACTTTGTGGACGCCCTTTCAGACTACAAAAGTGATTTCGCACTTTTCCCGGAATTTTTTAATGCCCCCCTAATGGGCTTGACCGACCAGCTGGATCAAACGCGGGCCATCCGTTTTCTCGCGGGCTTTACAGAGCAGTTCCGTAATGAAATGTCGGATATGGCAGTCAGCTACAACATCAACATCATCACCGGGTCTATGCCCCTGATTGAAGATGACCGCGTGTACAACGTTTCGTACTTGTGTCACCGGGATGGCCGGGTTGATGAACAGCGAAAAATTCATATCACCCCGCACGAGCGTCGCGACTGGGTGATTGAGGGCGGTCACGAATTTGAAGTGTTTGAGACCGATGCTGGCCGTGTTGCCATTCTCATTTGTTACGACATTGAGTTTCCTGAGCTAGGCCGGATTGCCGCCGAAAAGGAAGTCGATATTATTTGCGTGCCTTTCTGGACAGATACCAAAAACGGCTACCTCAGAGTAAGGCATTGCGCGCAGGCTCGTGCCATTGAAAACGAATGCTATGTTGTTATTACCGGCAGTGTTGGTAACCTGCCGAAGGTGGAGAATCTGGACGTTCAATACGCCCAGTCATCCGTGTTTTCGCCGTCTGACTTTGCCTTTCCGCACGATGCAGTGATGGCAGAGACAACACCTAATACAGAAATGATCATGTTTTCCGACATGGATCTCGACAAACTCAAGCTGGTCCGCAACGAAGGTTCGGTCACCAATCTGTTGGATCGTCGAGTAGATCTGTATCAAATAAAAACACGAAAGCCAGCGGTAGAATCATAAACAGGGATAAATGGGTGTCATTGCCAAACGGACACAGTCCGTCTATTGTTCAAATTACGCCCATTACAAGTGATCGCCATTAAGAGCAGAGAACAGGTTTCATGAAGAGCGCACTACCGGATCTTGTCGCCC
This window encodes:
- a CDS encoding YiiD C-terminal domain-containing protein, which encodes MAVIDKLIGTAGQWVGHTDANATLLHPLEWIKKTGSYTAINRIVGMAIPFTTRNGFSVQEVRPGYVRAKVKLKGNKNHFGSLYAGAYFLVAEIPGGILALFDLGPAYTPILKSMTLEFLQPADSDVEVEFTLPEETVAAVLAEANATGRGKFTLEGVLRDKDGNHVATSFAQYRVRKKGFKPQG
- a CDS encoding methyl-accepting chemotaxis protein, whose product is MQLTFGQKLLVAVGVLIAVIMAVFAFTSDRQIQKTTDTYVFAMLDGAIEQSTASIAGWLNTRLDMTSAAAKALGNTETDEQARVLLNSMTEGGNAKDVYVGTTDGRMIMRSMASEQALGASFDPRERPWYKQARAEGRASFTGIYQDAQTGETLISAIAPVSSGRFEGVAGMDISLNVIQELLAAITLGDAGYAMLMDGDGTILFHPDPSLIGKSARDFLGYAPAKDGTPKRYERNGTEWSVAFFPISDARGVDWYIGSVVNWDQITQPVVDARMASLTIAFVGLILALIILHFGIRALMAPVRRLNDAMSDIASGDADLTQRLDDSGSDEFGLLASNFNKFVSNIQQVVSEVKEGSEELSQNVTSLRQTSSNSRNSVEGQQGEINMVATAINEMSAAANEIAQSAQQTAEAAEQADHESLGSRETVAASRDAVQKLSHEITAAAEVIDKLGQDVSSITTVLEVIQGIAEQTNLLALNAAIEAARAGEAGRGFAVVADEVRNLAQRTRASTEEINNMIERLQKGANDAVDVMKASTAVSNVSMEKAQDAMESLNRIAEAITSISQMTSQIATASEEQTSVTEELNASITRIAEQGQAAAEATSENDVYSSQIESIGHTLNERVSRFKVD
- a CDS encoding bifunctional GNAT family N-acetyltransferase/carbon-nitrogen hydrolase family protein, translated to MAHEDLHLNLRNLTLDDYSELQALMDDVYDDIGGAWPKDTIKTLVEQFPDGQVCIEESGKLVAVALTVCVKYERFSNPHAYDDLILRNEKIWHNPNGDSLYGLDVFIHPEYRGYRLGRRLYEARKELCRSMNLRAILAGGRIPNYFKYAEQYTPEEYIQRVDRKEIYDPILSFQLSNDFQVTRLMHKYLPEDEKSLGYATLLEWRNILYLPPTSVLDVKKTQVRMGAVQWQMREFTSVEEVLKQVEYFVDALSDYKSDFALFPEFFNAPLMGLTDQLDQTRAIRFLAGFTEQFRNEMSDMAVSYNINIITGSMPLIEDDRVYNVSYLCHRDGRVDEQRKIHITPHERRDWVIEGGHEFEVFETDAGRVAILICYDIEFPELGRIAAEKEVDIICVPFWTDTKNGYLRVRHCAQARAIENECYVVITGSVGNLPKVENLDVQYAQSSVFSPSDFAFPHDAVMAETTPNTEMIMFSDMDLDKLKLVRNEGSVTNLLDRRVDLYQIKTRKPAVES